In a single window of the Bacillus clarus genome:
- a CDS encoding metallopeptidase TldD-related protein: MKDQLRDCINLLELNVLKFSEKIISYKIDLNLNNERIPLFEEPVNRYNLLILIHVEGKESIIPILWQVSTEYPPVCMFSDQIDELRVEIEQTVHGKSLKDKLKLPVILDQWPASHFVHECFGHTSEADNYMEYACENDYRLGYRWSDYKFNVYDDPTLIGNKAHYGRDDEGEKSFCTQIIKDGIWCNLLHSSETKKKLQAKGSCNGRKVSYDDSILPRMSITYMDKGNENVDDLISQIEYGLLCKGSWGGGSIGTKFIIRPSYGIIIKNGSLSDSIIRRFDIKGCKFKAARNIVGSSNELRMFNPVFGCDKNNQNNLSVTQGAPHIYFKELDIYPI, translated from the coding sequence TTGAAAGATCAACTAAGAGATTGTATTAACTTATTAGAATTAAATGTCTTAAAATTCAGTGAAAAGATTATCTCGTATAAAATAGACCTTAACTTAAATAATGAGAGAATCCCTTTATTTGAAGAGCCGGTAAACAGATACAATTTATTAATTTTAATTCATGTTGAGGGGAAGGAATCTATAATACCTATTTTATGGCAAGTAAGTACGGAATATCCACCAGTTTGTATGTTCTCAGATCAAATAGATGAGTTAAGGGTGGAAATAGAACAAACTGTTCATGGTAAATCATTAAAGGATAAATTAAAATTACCAGTTATTTTAGATCAGTGGCCCGCTTCTCATTTTGTACATGAGTGTTTTGGACATACTTCAGAAGCTGATAACTATATGGAGTATGCTTGTGAAAATGATTATAGACTTGGATATAGATGGTCTGATTATAAGTTTAATGTATACGATGATCCGACTTTAATAGGAAATAAAGCTCATTATGGAAGAGATGATGAAGGAGAAAAATCTTTTTGTACTCAAATAATTAAAGATGGTATTTGGTGTAATTTGCTTCATAGTTCAGAAACGAAAAAAAAACTTCAAGCAAAAGGTTCTTGTAATGGTCGAAAAGTTTCATATGACGATAGTATTCTTCCACGCATGTCCATAACATATATGGATAAAGGTAACGAAAATGTCGATGATTTAATATCCCAAATAGAATATGGTCTCCTTTGTAAAGGTTCATGGGGAGGGGGATCAATAGGAACAAAATTTATAATAAGACCTTCTTATGGAATTATTATTAAAAATGGAAGTTTAAGTGATTCGATTATTAGAAGGTTTGATATTAAAGGTTGTAAGTTTAAGGCCGCGAGAAATATTGTTGGCAGTAGTAATGAATTACGGATGTTCAATCCGGTGTTTGGCTGTGATAAAAACAATCAAAATAATTTAAGCGTAACTCAAGGCGCGCCACATATTTATTTTAAAGAGCTAGATATTTACCCAATATAA
- a CDS encoding M42 family metallopeptidase: MLNIDELVIDKGISKTLEELVNLPGPVGHEYIISNWLKKRWMNRSEECFEDKVGNLICKIGGNGPKLLIQAHMDEIGFIVRYITPDGFLLIDPVQEAHRSGPNHLHMIGQIAQVVSRTGKIATGIFATSTGHVLTEQQMNGNLNFNSLFIDMGLNSKEEVEKLGVHIGSSVVWKRELTQIGNKFIGKAFDDRIGLFVMDLLLEKIEVSKLNYEVWYGATVQEENKAHGAYALGSKMNFDLVISLDIGLVGDIPTVNEQDYPTKLGGGPTLVYKDGAIHYDTKITWGLEDTSKKYDIPYQIGIYSNYGSDGIAFFDSGIPSALIGIPTRYTHTPFEMVDIKDIYSTVSLLNHFIEDTNN, translated from the coding sequence ATGTTAAATATAGATGAACTTGTAATTGATAAAGGTATTTCTAAAACATTGGAAGAATTAGTGAATTTACCTGGACCTGTTGGTCATGAGTATATAATTAGTAATTGGTTAAAGAAACGTTGGATGAATAGATCAGAAGAATGTTTTGAAGATAAAGTTGGAAATTTGATTTGTAAAATCGGTGGGAATGGTCCTAAATTATTAATTCAAGCACACATGGATGAAATTGGGTTTATTGTAAGGTATATTACCCCTGATGGCTTTTTATTAATTGACCCAGTTCAAGAAGCGCATAGGTCAGGTCCTAATCATTTACATATGATAGGACAAATAGCTCAAGTGGTAAGTAGAACAGGGAAGATAGCAACAGGAATTTTTGCTACTTCTACTGGTCATGTTCTTACTGAACAGCAAATGAATGGAAATTTAAACTTTAATAGCCTATTTATAGATATGGGGCTTAATAGTAAAGAGGAAGTAGAAAAATTAGGAGTTCATATTGGATCTAGTGTCGTTTGGAAAAGAGAATTAACTCAAATTGGAAATAAGTTTATAGGAAAAGCGTTTGACGATCGGATTGGGCTCTTTGTTATGGATCTTCTATTAGAGAAAATAGAAGTTTCTAAATTAAATTATGAAGTGTGGTATGGAGCTACAGTGCAAGAAGAAAATAAAGCTCATGGTGCCTATGCTCTAGGTTCAAAGATGAACTTTGATCTAGTAATTTCTTTAGATATCGGTTTAGTAGGGGATATACCAACTGTAAATGAGCAAGACTATCCTACTAAATTAGGTGGTGGGCCAACATTAGTTTATAAGGACGGTGCCATTCATTATGATACTAAAATAACATGGGGTTTAGAAGATACATCTAAAAAATATGATATTCCGTATCAAATCGGTATTTATAGTAATTATGGTTCTGATGGGATAGCTTTTTTTGATAGTGGTATTCCGTCAGCGCTTATTGGTATCCCAACTCGTTATACACATACACCTTTTGAGATGGTTGATATAAAAGACATTTATTCTACTGTGAGTTTACTAAATCATTTTATTGAGGACACAAATAATTAA
- a CDS encoding collagenase ColA, translating into MAKNSKFNKLMLGVGLVAISFNGLQVQAETKEKNTKNVLQMEPVGLQKSLDELAHSSNVQESPSLTNRLRLADLSQRPPMQKENTKQLVEERKYSMAELNQLSNKQLTDLLVTIKWYQIPDLFQFNSDSLKFYQDDSRVQAIIDKLAEQGQAYTKDDSKGIETLVEVIRSGFYLGFYHQELSKLSERSYHDKCLPSLKAVAKNPNFKLGTSEQNKVVSSYGMLIGGASADVEIIQYAGEILRQYNDNITTFIDDYTKGNAVYNLMKEIDYEVQSYMYATGKEPKDTMWYRNIDSFINEISRFALIGTVTDKNGWLINNGIYYASRFGKLHSTPTKGQQVATEAMRIYPYLGQQYFVAAEQITTNYDGKDANGKTINLDQIREDGKKKYLPKTYTFDDGAIVLKAGDKVSEEKIKRLYWAAKEVKAQFYRTVGSDKPLESGHADDVLTMVIYNSPAEYQFNRQLYGYETNNGGIYIEGTGTFFTYERTPEESIYSLEELFRHEFTHYMQGRYEVPGLWGQGELYQNERLTWFEEGNAEFFAGSTRVESVVPRKSIIGGLSNDPAKRYTAEQTLNAKYGTWDFYNYSFALQSYMYNNRPDMFDKVHDLIRANDVRGYDAYRSALSKDNKLNEDYQSYMQMLIDNRDKYTIPQVSDDYLADHKPKALSDVSADITNEAKLKNVKVTKNKSQFFNTFTLQGTYTGSASKGEIEDWKVMNQTTNGMLKQLSQKEWSGYKTLTAYFVNYRVNAAGQFEYDVVFSGLNTEEDTSVEKEPNNSFDTANPLSLNMLLRGSLNDQDQVDRFVIDVKTAKDLQIAVTNEQNIGLNWVLYHESDLNNYATYATKRDGNKLLGNYYAQPGKYYLSVYKYSGGTGNYTIEVK; encoded by the coding sequence ATGGCAAAGAACTCGAAATTTAATAAGCTGATGCTTGGAGTGGGACTTGTTGCTATATCATTTAATGGATTACAAGTTCAAGCAGAGACAAAAGAGAAAAATACGAAGAATGTATTACAAATGGAACCAGTAGGATTACAGAAATCCCTTGATGAGTTAGCGCACTCTTCGAACGTACAAGAAAGTCCATCCCTTACAAACCGGTTAAGGCTAGCTGACCTATCACAACGTCCACCAATGCAGAAAGAGAACACTAAACAACTAGTTGAAGAAAGAAAATATTCAATGGCTGAATTAAATCAGTTAAGCAACAAACAATTAACTGATCTTCTTGTTACAATTAAATGGTATCAAATTCCAGATTTGTTTCAGTTTAATAGTGATAGTCTCAAGTTCTATCAAGATGATAGCCGGGTACAAGCGATTATTGATAAACTAGCAGAACAAGGACAAGCTTATACGAAAGATGACTCAAAAGGTATTGAGACATTAGTAGAAGTTATACGCTCAGGGTTTTATTTAGGTTTTTATCATCAAGAATTAAGTAAACTAAGTGAACGCAGCTATCATGATAAATGTTTACCATCTTTGAAAGCGGTTGCGAAAAATCCGAACTTTAAGCTTGGTACATCAGAACAAAATAAAGTTGTTTCATCATATGGAATGTTAATTGGAGGCGCATCAGCTGATGTTGAAATTATTCAATATGCAGGTGAAATCTTGAGACAATATAATGATAACATTACAACTTTCATTGATGACTATACAAAAGGTAATGCTGTATATAATTTGATGAAAGAAATTGATTATGAAGTTCAGTCGTATATGTATGCTACGGGTAAAGAACCAAAAGATACGATGTGGTATAGGAACATCGATAGCTTTATTAATGAAATAAGTCGGTTTGCACTAATTGGTACGGTAACAGACAAGAATGGATGGTTAATTAATAACGGTATTTACTATGCTAGCCGATTTGGTAAGCTTCATAGTACACCAACAAAAGGGCAACAAGTTGCTACAGAAGCGATGCGTATTTATCCATATTTAGGCCAGCAATATTTTGTAGCAGCTGAACAGATTACTACCAATTATGATGGAAAGGATGCAAACGGAAAAACAATAAATTTAGATCAAATACGAGAAGATGGTAAGAAAAAATACTTGCCAAAAACGTACACGTTTGATGATGGTGCAATTGTATTGAAGGCAGGAGATAAAGTTAGTGAAGAAAAAATTAAACGTTTATACTGGGCAGCAAAAGAAGTAAAGGCACAATTTTATCGTACAGTTGGAAGTGATAAGCCACTTGAAAGTGGACATGCTGATGATGTATTAACGATGGTTATTTACAATAGTCCAGCAGAGTATCAATTTAATCGTCAACTATATGGTTATGAAACAAATAATGGTGGTATTTATATTGAAGGAACTGGAACGTTTTTTACATATGAACGTACACCAGAGGAAAGCATATATAGTTTAGAAGAATTGTTCCGTCATGAATTTACACACTATATGCAAGGAAGATACGAAGTGCCAGGATTATGGGGACAAGGAGAATTATATCAAAATGAACGTTTGACTTGGTTTGAAGAAGGGAATGCGGAATTCTTTGCAGGTTCAACTCGAGTGGAGAGCGTTGTACCGCGAAAAAGTATAATTGGTGGATTATCTAATGATCCAGCTAAGCGATATACTGCAGAGCAAACATTGAATGCAAAATATGGAACATGGGATTTTTATAACTATTCGTTTGCATTGCAATCTTACATGTATAATAATCGACCGGATATGTTTGATAAAGTCCATGATTTAATTCGCGCAAATGATGTACGAGGCTATGATGCGTATCGCTCTGCATTAAGTAAAGATAATAAATTAAATGAAGATTACCAATCTTATATGCAAATGCTTATTGATAATCGTGATAAGTATACAATTCCGCAAGTATCAGATGATTATTTAGCAGATCATAAACCGAAAGCACTTTCAGATGTTTCAGCGGATATTACAAATGAAGCGAAGTTGAAAAATGTGAAGGTAACAAAGAATAAATCACAATTCTTTAATACATTTACACTACAAGGAACATATACAGGAAGCGCGTCCAAAGGAGAAATTGAGGACTGGAAAGTGATGAATCAAACAACAAATGGGATGTTGAAACAACTTTCGCAAAAAGAGTGGAGCGGATATAAAACATTAACTGCTTATTTCGTGAATTACCGCGTTAATGCTGCTGGACAATTTGAATATGATGTTGTGTTTAGCGGTTTGAATACTGAAGAGGATACGAGTGTAGAGAAAGAACCAAACAATTCATTTGATACAGCGAATCCACTATCTTTAAACATGTTATTACGAGGTAGTCTAAATGATCAAGATCAAGTTGATAGATTCGTAATTGATGTAAAGACGGCAAAGGATTTACAGATTGCTGTTACGAATGAACAAAATATTGGACTGAATTGGGTATTATATCATGAGTCAGATTTGAATAACTATGCTACGTATGCAACTAAACGTGACGGAAATAAATTGCTTGGAAATTATTATGCGCAGCCAGGGAAATATTATTTAAGCGTATATAAGTATAGCGGCGGAACAGGGAATTATACGATAGAAGTGAAATAA
- a CDS encoding cupin-like domain-containing protein, whose product MIERIDYKNLTYERFMKEFADKKPVILTNLVNDWECYNWDLKYLNEKFGEQEVVIRKSDYEGEKKVYTVKLSKFIQLLEDGNEENWYCDWPFSIMGNKEIALSYSIPSFLTEQIVGKKGDKELKWVFLGSSNTGTPLHKDFQATHNWNAVIFGKKKWVFFSPEYDQEMEYLASINCNIFNPTPEERDIICKANPYYIELQQGEIIYTPKNWWHQVINEELTFAISENFWFKHELQVN is encoded by the coding sequence ATGATTGAAAGAATAGATTATAAGAATCTAACTTACGAGAGATTTATGAAGGAGTTTGCAGATAAAAAACCTGTTATCTTAACAAATCTCGTGAATGATTGGGAGTGCTACAATTGGGACTTGAAATATCTAAATGAAAAATTTGGAGAGCAAGAAGTTGTAATTAGAAAGTCTGATTATGAAGGTGAAAAGAAAGTATATACAGTGAAGCTCTCTAAATTTATCCAATTGTTAGAGGATGGAAATGAAGAAAATTGGTATTGTGATTGGCCTTTTTCCATTATGGGGAATAAAGAAATTGCTTTATCATATAGTATTCCATCTTTTTTAACAGAGCAAATAGTTGGGAAGAAAGGAGACAAAGAATTGAAATGGGTATTTCTGGGTTCATCAAACACTGGAACCCCATTACATAAAGATTTCCAGGCAACACACAATTGGAATGCAGTTATATTCGGAAAGAAAAAATGGGTATTTTTCAGTCCAGAATATGATCAAGAAATGGAATATTTAGCGAGTATAAATTGTAATATATTTAATCCAACTCCAGAAGAACGCGATATTATCTGTAAAGCAAACCCTTACTATATAGAACTCCAGCAAGGTGAAATTATATATACTCCTAAAAATTGGTGGCATCAAGTTATAAATGAAGAATTAACCTTTGCTATTAGTGAAAACTTTTGGTTTAAGCACGAGCTTCAAGTTAATTAA